In the Leguminivora glycinivorella isolate SPB_JAAS2020 chromosome 9, LegGlyc_1.1, whole genome shotgun sequence genome, AAGCAATCATTCATATATGGTAAACAATAAAATgtcaagaaaaatataattcctCAGTGGGACAAAATGGTAGAATATAAACtactaaggtacagcgaggcaaatctcgactgggggacaaatgtaactggtccatttttaccatgttttaaaatatttgcattattaaatagggtgtccaccggttatataggttatgtagaactcaacatcatagtgtaataatggaaaaaatggattagttacaattgcccccccccccccccccctgtgCTACGCACGCAGATGTCACTCAAACAATTAAACCGTTTATTCCATCCGTGCCGTCTTTCGTGAAACGAGCGACACTATCAACCCCTCTATAAGTCTCGTTCAATCTTCCGGCTTGTCCGGCGGGTTGTACTTCATGGATTTGCGTCCGAAGCTCACGAGCGACTCGTCCTGTTTCCACAGCTTCTGGCCGCGTATCTCGATCTCCTCGTGCCACGATTCTTGGGTCAATCTGTAGAAAAAGATTTGACTGTGCTCAACATTGTCTTgcggtagatggcgctgcagGTCCCATAGACCAACATGGTGGCAAATTTTGCTGGCTGGGTTGGTCTTAGTGTCTCAGTCGGCATTGgtagagcgctggagtatcgattcagatgccgtgagttcaagtcatACCCAAAGCAGTAATTTTCCACTTTGTAATTTATTCTAAGCTGTGGTATCGATAAGCAGACGTTTCGGCTTGTCAAAAAAATTCCATATATACTTTGCTTTCGATACCGTGCCTGTGCGCTCTTATTCTATTACTTTGCCGTATTAGTGCGATAGTGACATTGGGGGTTTCATTTACTACGGAGGGTATACGTTTTTCACCCTGATGTTTTTGCGCAATTTAAGCAAGGTTCGTCCAAAACAGAAGAACTTTCTAATGGGTCATCAATGCGTGAAATCTGCTTAAAAACGGGATCTTTTCGGCAGGTTGAAACTAGGTGCTGATATTAAGTAGTGGAGTGATAGACTGATGGTACCTGCAGTTATCAGCAAGCTGCACCGTGTTAGGGAACACATGCTGAAGAAGGAGTAGACACGGCATCACCACCACGCAGAGGAACTGGATTTGTTCAGCTGGCTGGTTCAGAAAACGCTTGCGGTCCATCATGCTGAGCGGCGTGTAGCCCATTTCGCGCTCTTTGTCACCCTAAAAACATTAGCATTAAGAATCTGGTTAGGTAACTACTTTAAAGCGGCCTTTTCTTCATGTCAGGCGAATGTATGACAAATATGACAATGCTCTTTATCACAGCGTCTATACATTCCATTGATCAGTGATCCCAAGAGGTAGAGGAATCGCTCGCGAAATAAGTAGAACCTTCTTAATGTTAAGTAGTGGGGAGGAACGAGGAATCTCAGGTTCTCAGTCACATTACTACTTATAAGAGAGACAGAAGAAAAATTGTTTCTAAACTTACTTGGTTATAAAACTCTTCGTAGATATTAGCCGTTATAGCTTTAGCAACACCAAATGGTTTGCAGCATCCCGAGAGGTCACTTGTCGTCATAAGAATTccctgaaaaaaatattaaagtagaTACCTATTTAAGAGTCGCCGAAATGCTTAAATGAAACAAGCGATTATTTGTTTCTAGAAAAGGGACAGCAACGTGGAGATTTAATtcgatagatttttttttttttaatttcattcttCTTCGTTACTGCTGCGATCAAGGCGTCTTTTAAATGTGTTCGGTCTTTCCGTTGCCAAGACGTGAAAAATTCAGTAGGTAATAGACTTCAAGTAATgggtctccccaaacatatcgacgcCGAATCGGCTTTTGCCGACCAAAAATTGCTCGTTAGTCGTTAGTTATGAACATGCGTTAAGCGACGACGACGCGTAAGCGACTTCATACTAAAGATGGATTTTTGGTCGACGAGCCGATTCTGATGAGTCGGTAGGTTTGGGGAAAGTACTTTTTAACCAGAGTTTGCAAGAAGCATGTGTTACTTTTTACCTTCAGCAGGTTCCTGTGCGTGCCCTGCTTCCAGTCGAAGGTCCCTTCGgcgacgatgttcgcgagctgaGCCCTCACTTGAAGTACACGGCTAGGTCCGTGCAGAGAATGTCGTATTTGATCTCCTCTAGTATGCGCTTCTGGTCCTCTGGTGACAGTTTTGTTATGATTTCCTTGTCCTGAGAGAAAGAAGGTATAGGGATACCGGTCGATCATTGAAAGAAAACATTGTAGCGGCTGTTAACGACGTTTTTGGGTGCAAAGTATTTGTTTTCTTTGTTCATCACTTAGCCTTTAAGAGTTTCTATAGACCCAGAGAGAGCCGCCAGACAGACGGAAATACTTACTGTTAGGATTTGAATGGAATTGATAATCAAACATATTttcattcgttccattcgtgacAGCTCTTGTGAATTCATCTGTATGACTGTGACTGTACTTGAGTTGGGTACCTCAATAATCTTCTTAGCAAGGAAGTAATGGTGGTATTCCAGCAGCGAGGTCCTGTACATCTGCGAGAGCGGGTGGTTGATCAGCACCAGGAAGTTGTTGTTGACCCCGGGGTGGTCCAGATCGTGGCATAAACCGGACAGGAGTAACGCCGCAGTCTAAAACAAAGAATGTCTTACTGAGACTAGACATAGACTTTTGTACCTGTCTTTTTTGGGAGGGAAATCTaaatctgggtgcgtagccaaatgttATACGATTACATTTCTGCGATCGCTTGCGCCGCGCCGAAGCGTTTTCGTTTATTATTGCTTAGCCAAATGTCAACCATATATCTAACGCTCTTTCTCCATGCCATGAAACAGAACGCAACCTGCTTGATGATTATGCTAAGGTAAGGGTGTAGTAAGGGTCAGTGCGAAGATAAAACTCCCGAAGGTTTCGCTGAAACGGTTCCTAAACAGTAAACTTACCTCTATATAATCAAAGTGACCCGGATTAGTCTTGAGAATCATATACATAGTGTGCGTGAAGCAGAAAGCGTGTTCCGCGTTGTGGTAAGGGTTGGGCCGGTAACATCCGAGCACGGTCAGTGCGAAGTCGGCCATCTGCGTGCGGTCGAAATTCTTCTCCATAAAAGTCTCGCTGAACATGTAGCATACGAGACCCGGCATATCTTCTTTGCTGACTTCGCTTATGTGGAATTCGTAGCTGGGAATAACAGGCTTTAAATATTAATCGTGTTTGAAAAAGTTAACCGATTGGTGAAATTGAGGGCCTACCATAAACACCGATGCATGTCCGCAAATTCTGGACATTTTCTCTTCTACTGTTTAAGTAAAAAAGTAGTTTCGAAGAAAATCGGAGACTTCCTTATTTAAGTTAAAATAGAAATGGACGAGGCATATATTCCCTGGCACGTGGACAAAAATATTGACGAAAGAGTGGTCGCTTTTTAATGCAGAACATATTTCTTAGGCTTAATGACATTCGTGGTTTACAACGGTTGTCTACGGTTAAAAGGATGACGATGATTAAGTACCAAGAACTGTATCAAGCTGGGTTAAAACACGCGATTTATAACGTTACCTGTTAAAGTTGCTTGGCGGTACAACGACTCCATTGGTCTCTATGAGCTCATCGAAATCGTGTCGGCAAGGCCCAAGGTGCGCGCTCATCAGGTCGGAGTACACGTGGTTTAGGTTTTCCTACAAATACACATTTATGTGTAAGAAAGTAGCTTTCGTGTGTCTTTCTGTGgcttcgtagctcccgaacggatgaaccgatttagatttagtgttttttgtttgaaagctgaattagtgggGAGGTTAGTTACGTACATGGAAAATCTTCTCCTGGTGCATGTGATAGAACTGCACTATGAGAGAGCAGTAGCTGACGAACACCTCGAAAATCTCCTCGTCTTCCGCTTCGAATGGTTTCGCGTTCTTCTTGTTGGTCAGTTGGACAACTCCTGCCAAGGACATTGTCAATTCACAAGAGTTGGCACGAATTgaacgaatgagtgaatgaaaatatctATGTGTGTGATAAATTAACCAATAGTAGCCAAGAGCCACAGTTACGACTGTGTACCGATATAGGTAGGCAACACTTAGGCAGTTAGGCATATTTTTGCACTAAGTCgttttaatttaacattttCTACTTCTTTCTAGATATTCTAGATTCTGACAAACCGTCACCTTTAGTAACTTACTACCTACAGATCTCCAGATACCTACACCATATCAGGAACGTTATATGAAATAGTCTACGGTTTTCCTGTACAAACCCGATTTTTCTGCAAATTGGCTCGTGTAAGATGATCTTTTCCTAAGGACATGTGAAGTGAAAAATTACCGCCTTCTTTATAATTACCTATGTCGAAAAAAGAAATCAGTAAACACACGAAATTTAATGCGTTTGTGCAGGACAACCCATACAATGATCGCGCAACAAAGCTCACCAATGACTCCCTTCTTATCCGTGATCGGCATAGCCAGGCAGGAGCGCACGACGGTGCCGGTGGTAGGGTCCACCTCCTTCGTGAATCGAGGGTCTTTGTACGCGTCCCTGACATTCAGGGATACCCCGGTTCGGGCCACCAGGCCTGCTGGGGTCTGGTCGGCTTTTAGCTGACAAGCAAAATGTAAAGGTAGAATGAAATATttggttgtctggaagagatcgcccTTTAGCGATAAGATCTCCTATTGTCTTtctttttgaattttgaacaaCCTTCAAattaagagtgaacaggcatcttctgggcgagctcactccatcgtaggccacgtatttgcctttggctaatattctgtagccaagagtaaggtcatttataatataataaaaaaaaacttacaacttgtttttataggacatttttacacagattgactgaggcccacggtaagctcaagaggaCTTGTGTTGTGTGGGTGGGTAACTTGTTTCTTCAAAGCGTGAAATTACAATTTTTGAGGTACCTCCCTAACAAGTAATAAGTTAGAGTCTGTGCgaaaagaaaaaagttacagTATTTAATCTTTTAACCGCTTTAAGAATTTTTATCGAGCCGTGCTTGTGTCGCCGGACTCTCCGGCGGTAGTAGTACGAAGTTATACGAAGTCTTATTTGTGAGACTTCAGCGAAATTAACTATATCGGACTACGGCGGTATGGGTTCCATTTCCATACAATACAGTCCACGACTCTTCCCATTCCAACAGACTCTAAAGAAAAAGAACTGAGAAAGAATTGATTCAATTACTCGATTTCAAATAATCGATGAAATCAGGTGGAACTTAAGTCGCAGTCGGCTGGGCAcattgcacgtagaaccgatggccgttggggcaGAAGGTTCTCaagtggcgaccgcgtaccggaaggcgtAGCGTGGGTAGGCCCTCCACAAGGTGGACCCTGGTGAAGGTTGtgggagtccgctggatgcgggtggcgcaggacaggtcattgtggcaatctttgggggaggcctaatGTCCAgtagtggacgtctttcggcgtTACTTTGCGGCAGTCCAGTTAATCAAAcctagaacattcctttgctaatccgcgaaaaTCCCTTTgtagcaaaggaatgttctagatTTGATTACTCGATTTTAGTCTTCTTGCGAGGCATGGCGGTGTTCTCCGCCCAGCCGTCGTCCCACATGTCCGCTATGAGCTCggcgcggtcgcggtcgatgaTGTAGAAGCTGCTCCGCATGGCTCCCATGAAGGATTTCACTACCGCCTGGAACACCATCAGTTATTTAGAGCGTTTcctttttttcgccacttttatgaaatgtgatatttttgaaaaaaattatgctatttctactcagaatcactagcttttcaatcctagtagttaaaaaaattgtcccatacgattttttcttattttgttaccatttccgtacatgttgtgtggggtaacaaaagaggaaagtaacaaaaatgtatggacatcctgggacactttttatctcccagtgagattgaaagtactcgtgattctgggTATAATtaacctaaaattccctaaaaaaatcaaaattaaaaaatggcaaaaaaaaaaaatgctcattaAGTGGcttaaatttatgaatttagGACCTTGGTTTCATAGGGACCCAATTGACCAAATTATATTGTTAtttgtttgttgtttttttataaacataaaagctattgatatttatttagaatttttttaatggcGCAATTATAATTTTGGTGGAGTGTCCTGAATCCATTTTGCTTGACTAATTTGTATGGTACATCAATAACATCCATTGATTTAACTCAAACACCACAAATTATTCCTCGTTATTAGTGTACGtatgtcataataaaataatagtaaggAATTGTCCATAATTGGATACTTTAAACTAAGCATTAATAGTTGTCCGGgtaaatttgtaaatttttaaccgacttcaaaaaaggaggaggttctcaattcgactgaatttttttttttttttttttttttttttttttttatgtatgttactcgatatctccgagaatcgtggaccgattttcaaaattttttttttgatcgaaccggtataaccccgagatggtcccattggcaccaagtcagggtctgatgatgggatcctggagaaatcgagggaactcttcaaatgttataggcacatgtaatgtttttagtctatttttcaaaggtacaccagtatttacgtctgatggtaataattttatgtggctgagctgatgatggaaggtcaactcctcaatggttaggagtttaaggataattctttcactactgtacatgtattcggactgatacatataatatcactaggaaccactaaaaatcaactgagctgatgatggaaggtcaactcctcaatggttaggagttaaaggataattctttcactactgtacatatattcggactgatacatataatatcactaggaaccactaaaaatcaacaaataaataaactttttaacaaaaaataaaaccgccttcaaaaataagcgcgttacaaaacacggagaaactaaaaagccaaaaataataaacctttcaattcagatttcttatcgtattgcaataagctaaacatccaaattataaacaaatcaattatttttggagtcggtaccagcctgtgtatggttgggtggggcaggcaaacaggcaatagcaaggcgacgaacaggtctggtaccgactacaaaaataattgatttgtttataatttggatgtttagcttattgcaatacgataagaaatctgaattgaaaggtttattatttttggctttttagtttctccgtgttttgtaacgcgcttatttttgaaggcggttttattttttgttaaaaagttttggtggtaaatattgaaaatgaCTTTATGGTCGAACGAAATGCAACAAGGCTTAGAAACGTGTAGTAGCCTGTTAGTTTAGTTCTGTTCTGGCCCTGAACTATGACGTACGTGTCGTACGTCACTGGATCTGACCAGCAAAcacgtaagtacctaattttggtgtattaaaatattttttcatgcaATTTTGGTGGTATATCTAACTAATGACAAACAAGTAGTTATGTTTACGTGAACTGTTTTTAAAGCATGTTTATGGTTTctttaaaaagtaataaactTGAAAGTGACGTGAatgaaatagtttatttttaaaatttttattatgCAATGGTTCTAATTTTGGTGCATCAATTTTGGTGGTTTTGGTGGTAATTGGAAAGCCACCAAAATTGCTTAATGCCACCAAAATTGATACTTACGAGTATCCTCAGCTAAAACCAAGCTAAAacgaagtattttatttatttgctgtcATTATACTTTTAGTTTACAATAATAATTGACTAAGTTGATTAAATACCAGTAACAAcgaaaaactttaaaataaactataatttcactttttgtaatagaaaataattcatttttagAATGGCTAACCAATAAAAGAAACAATCTAGAGAGGAGGTCCTTGAAAAGAAGAAACTTGCTGAGCGGAAACGAAAAAGGAGAATTATGAGTGATCCCGAGAAAACAGCAGATTTGCGAAGAAAAGAAAGGGATCGGTATCATCGTTAAAAAGCCCAAGGTAAGATTTTACCTCTAAGCAGCATGCAGCCTCGTGAAAGACGAAGAAAAAGGAATAGACAGAATTtcagagcatattataaaagaaaaaaaaaggaagGCTTCGTAATGAGCACAAGTATTAGCACCAGCAAGTGGGATTCCCACTTCGCCCCTGCCTGGTCCTTCTACGCCACAAAATCCTTGTCTCAGTCGCTCTCGTTCTCCGAGTCCTGAGCTTGACACAAACATCTCACGTCGGCTACACTCCCAAGCTGTCCATCGCAATGTGTCCAATAACCCATAGTTTCTGTGTTGTCAAATTCTTTAtagtccataattttatttttgcagttcaAACATTTTCGTTGCATGTTACAGTAATGACCTCACAACACAAACTTTTCGTAATGTGACTAGTAGGTACTGCTTTTATTgatgataatttttatttttaatgcggATTCTAACAACTCCATGTTCGCATGTATTTGACATAGACAGGTGTAAAGATTAGTCAGTTCTGCTTTTACAACCCAAAAGGGTTTCATTCTAGCGAAAGTTACGTAACTGACTGGAGGATAGCCTGATTTTAAATAActttggtgttatttttttattgacgcATTCagatatcttttttgtttttttgagtcTCTTTTTCTTTAGTCAAAGTCTTCTTCTTTCTCGCAGTGTATACATTTGTGATGACTGATGCTTTAGTTCTTTGATACCTtcgaattttttttatactacgttataaaatgaaaaatatcatcaatAAAAGCAGTACCTACTATTCACATTACGAAAAGTTTGTGTTGTGAGGTCATTACTGTAACTTGCAACGAAAATGTTtgaactgcaaaaataaaattatggactaCCTATAAAGAATTTGACAACACAGAAACTATGGGTTATTGGACACATTGCGATGGACAGCTTGGGAGTGTAGCCGACGTGAGATGTTTGTGTCAAGCTCAGGACTCGGAGATCGAGAGCGACTGAGACAAGGATTTTGTGGCGTAGAAGGACCAGGCAGGGGCGAAGTGGGAATCCCACTTGCTGGTGCTAATACTTGTGCTCATTACAAAgccttcctttttagggttccgtagtcaactaggaacccttatagtttcgccatgtctgtctgtccgtccgtccgtccgtccgtccgtccgtccgtccgtccgtccgtccgtccgtccgtccgtccgtccgtccgtccgtccgtccgtccgtccgtccgcggataatctcagtaaccgttagcactagaaagctgaaatttggtaccagtatgtatttcaatcacgccgacaaagtgcaaatataaaaaatggaaaaaaatgttttattagggtaccccccctacatgtaaagtgggggctgatattttttttcattccaaccccaacgtgtgatatattgttggataggtatttaaaaatgaataagggtttactaagatggttttttgataatattagtattttcggaaataatcgctccaaaaggaaaaaaaagtgcgtcccccccccctctaacttttgaaccgtatgtttaaaaaatataaaaaaaatcacaaaagtagaactttataaagactttctaggaaaattattttgaacttgataggttcagtagtttttgagaaaaatacggaaaactacggaaccctacactgagcgtggcccgacacgctcttggccggtttttttttcttttataatatgctctgaAATTCTGTCTATTCCTTTTTCTTCGTCTTTCACGAGGCTGCATGCTGCTTAGAGGTAAAATCTTACCTTGGGCTTTTTAACGATGATACCGATCCCTTTCTTTTCTTCGCAAATCTGCTGTTTTCTCGGGATCACTCATAATTCTCCTTTTTCGTTCCCGCTCAGCAAGTTTCTTCTTTTCAAGGACCTCCTCTCTcgattgtttctttttttggtTAGCCATTCTAAAAgtgaattattttctat is a window encoding:
- the LOC125229586 gene encoding LOW QUALITY PROTEIN: cAMP and cAMP-inhibited cGMP 3',5'-cyclic phosphodiesterase 10A-like (The sequence of the model RefSeq protein was modified relative to this genomic sequence to represent the inferred CDS: inserted 1 base in 1 codon; substituted 1 base at 1 genomic stop codon); the encoded protein is MSMKSIIKKDIEEEEDKKSHKKQNLLSNLTVNKLSKTASLLRKTQSHFLVSPEKLDKATKRVIAPYAQIVRKGLKEERKEGTYLDINRFNVFLEDTVDLDSLLYETAMVLKTVTNSSGAFVYKVNKVNNELVLMPKNTKNPARHEVNIPIEEGKMAAAHVASTKEYLVLDDVQRDRRFSSGLRWIDAKTALVMPVLQPDGDLYAVLELYRTCAEPYDPNVVYTVVSVACWAGAAAHQAAARVTLQKTGHLNAELRALLNSYFCNLASIDTMLTDMLAVVKSFMGAMRSSFYIIDRDRAELIADMWDDGWAENTAMPRKKTKIEXSNLEHSFTPAGLVARTGVSLNVRDAYKDPRFTKEVDPTTGTVVRSCLAMPITDKKGVIGVVQLTNKKNAKPFEAEDEEIFEVFVSYCSLIVQFYHMHQEKIFHENLNHVYSDLMSAHLGPCRHDFDELIETNGVVVPPSNFNSYEFHISEVSKEDMPGLVCYMFSETFMEKNFDRTQMADFALTVLGCYRPNPYHNAEHAFCFTHTMYMILKTNPGHFDYIETAALLLSGLCHDLDHPGVNNNFLVLINHPLSQMYRTSLLEYHHYFLAKKIIEDKEIITKLSPEDQKRILEEIKYDILCTDLAVYFXVRAQLANIVAEGTFDWKQGTHRNLLKGILMTTSDLSGCCKPFGVAKAITANIYEEFYNQGDKEREMGYTPLSMMDRKRFLNQPAEQIQFLCVVVMPCLLLLQHVFPNTVQLADNCRLTQESWHEEIEIRGQKLWKQDESLVSFGRKSMKYNPPDKPED